A single genomic interval of Hevea brasiliensis isolate MT/VB/25A 57/8 chromosome 4, ASM3005281v1, whole genome shotgun sequence harbors:
- the LOC110633087 gene encoding importin subunit alpha-2, which yields MSLRPSARTEVRRNRYKFAVDADEGRRRREDNMVEIRKSKREESLQKKRREGLQAQQLHPTVFSSTMEKKLESLPSMVAGVWSDDGSLQLDATAQFRKLLSIERSPPIEEVIQSGVVPRFVEFLVREDFPQLQFEAAWALTNIASGTSENTRVVIDHGAVPIFVKLLASPSDDVREQAVWALGNIAGDSPKCRDLVLSRGALLPLLAQLNEHAKLSMLRNATWTLSNFCRGKPQPPFEQVRPALPALERLVHSTDEEVLTDACWALSYLSDGTNDKIQAVIETGVCPRLVELLLHPSPSVLVPALRTAGNIVTGDDIQTQCIINNAALPCLLSLLTHNHKKSIKKEACWTISNITAGNSEQIQAVIEAGLIGPLVNLLQNAEFDIKKEAAWAISNATSGGTHDQIKYLVGQGCIKPLCDLLVCPDPRIVTVCLEGLENILKVGEAEKNLGSSGDYNLYSQMIDDAEGLEKIENLQSHDNNEIYEKAVKVLETYWLEEDDETLPSGDGTQQGFQFGGNDPSVPSGGFNFG from the exons ATGTCGTTGAGACCCAGCGCGAGAACTGAGGTTCGCCGGAACCGCTACAAGTTCGCTGTTGACGCCGATGAAGGTCGGCGGAGGAGAGAGGACAACATGGTGGAGATCCGAAAGAGCAAGCGCGAAGAGAGCTTGCAGAAGAAGCGCCGCGAAGGTCTACAGGCTCAGCAGTTACATCCCACTGTCTTTTCTTCTACTATGGAAAAGAAG tTAGAAAGTTTGCCTTCAATGGTCGCTGGCGTTTGGTCCGATGATGGCAGCTTGCAGCTGGATGCCACCGCACAGTTTCGGAAACTGCTTTCAATTG AACGAAGTCCTCCAATTGAGGAAGTTATACAATCTGGGGTTGTTCCTCGATTTGTTGAGTTTCTTGTGAGGGAGGATTTTCCTCAACTTCAG TTTGAGGCTGCTTGGGCCCTCACAAACATTGCCTCTGGGACCTCAGAGAACACTAGGGTGGTAATTGATCATGGTGCAGTTCCAATATTTGTAAAGCTTCTTGCTTCTCCCAGTGATGATGTGCGAGAGCAG GCTGTGTGGGCATTGGGAAATATAGCTGGTGACTCCCCAAAATGTCGCGATCTTGTTCTCAGCCGTGGAGCACTGCTTCCACTGTTGGCTCAGCTGAATGAGCATGCAAAGCTCTCAATGCTGAGGAATGCCACGTGGACACTATCAAACTTCTGCAGGGGCAAGCCACAGCCTCCATTTGAACAG GTGAGGCCTGCGCTTCCAGCACTTGAACGTCTTGTACATTCAACTGATGAAGAAGTTTTAACTGATGCCTGTTGGGCACTTTCTTATCTTTCTGATGGTACAAATGACAAAATCCAAGCTGTGATTGAGACAGGGGTCTGTCCTCGACTTGTTGAGCTCCTTCT CCATCCATCTCCTTCAGTTCTTGTTCCTGCCCTTCGCACAGCTGGAAATATTGTGACTGGGGACGACATTCAGACTCAG TGTATAATAAACAATGCTGCACTGCCATGTCTTCTAAGCCTATTGACTCATAATCATAAAAAGAGCATTAAGAAAGAAGCTTGCTGGACCATCTCAAATATTACAGCTGGAAACAGCGAACAAATTCAG GCTGTAATTGAGGCTGGTTTAATCGGCCCTCTGGTTAATTTGCTTCAAAATGCTGAGTTTGATATAAAGAAAGAAGCTGCATGGGCAATTTCAAATGCTACTTCTGGTGGTACTCATGACCAAATCAA GTACTTGGTGGGTCAAGGGTGCATAAAACCACTGTGTGATCTCCTTGTCTGTCCTGATCCAAGGATTGTCACCGTATGTCTTGAAGGGTTAGAGAACATTCTGAAGGTTGGGGAAGCTGAAAAGAATTTGGGGAGCAGTGGAGATTATAATTTGTATTCCCAGATGATAGATGATGCTGAGGGATTAGAAAAGATTGAAAATCTTCAGAGTCATGACAATAATGAGATTTATGAGAAGGCAGTGAAGGTTCTCGAGACATATTGGTTAGAGGAGGATGATGAGACCTTACCTTCAGGTGATGGTACCCAGCAAGGATTTCAGTTTGGTGGAAATGATCCCTCTGTTCCATCTGGTGGTTTCAACTTTGGCTGA
- the LOC110633026 gene encoding GATA transcription factor 15, with translation MLDPSEKGSEPEDMSSKSSEGGEHQQKKTCADCGTSKTPLWRGGPAGPKSLCNACGIRSRKKKRDNLGLNRAANEKKARKGNNHRSSSNNSNRLGDGLKQRLLALGREVLMQRSTVEKQRRKLGEEEQAAVLLMALSYGSVYA, from the exons ATGCTGGATCCAAGCGAAAAA GGATCAGAGCCTGAGGATATGAGTAGCAAATCCTCCGAAGGAGGAGAACATCAGCAGAAGAAGACCTGCGCCGATTGCGGAACATCAAAGACTCCACTCTGGAGAGGTGGCCCAGCTGGCCCTAAG TCACTGTGCAACGCATGTGGAATTAGAAGCAGGAAGAAGAAAAGGGACAATTTGGGTTTGAACAGAGCAGCAAATGAGAAGAAAGCAAGGAAAGGGAACAATCATCGTAGTTCAAGCAATAACAGTAATAGATTAGGAGATGGGTTAAAGCAGAGGTTGTTGGCTCTAGGTAGAGAGGTATTGATGCAGAGATCAACTGTGGAGAAGCAGAGAAGGAAGCTAGGAGAAGAAGAACAAGCTGCTGTGCTATTAATGGCTCTATCTTATGGTTCAGTGTATGCTTAG